The following nucleotide sequence is from Glycine max cultivar Williams 82 chromosome 9, Glycine_max_v4.0, whole genome shotgun sequence.
TACCGCGTGGAAAATACAGCTATACAAATAGTGGCAAAGTCATGATATGCCAATTGGAAGTGTACTTGCCAAGCATTGTTAGATAATTTAGAGCAAAGTTTCAAGTCCTAGTAGCAAACAAAAGATAGTAAAGTTTTTGCCTTTTGGCCTATTCAAATTAATTGTGAAATTGACCATACAGACTTTAATTTTCCTTAGCTAATTAAGCAGTTTTCTTTTGCAATTAGGAAAGAgtagttttttcaattttgataaacaTAGTTAAAAGGAAAATGCCAAACCAAAGGCTAGCAGAAGATTCCACCACCGACATCCATGTGTGCCCGCTCGTGATTACTTTATTCCTTTCTTCAGTTATTTTATGGCAATTTATTTGCTGTTCGAACATTGTACTTTTCTTGTTATGCTTGCTATATTTACAGAATCCCGTGGAAACTGCAAAGGAGAAGAGAATGTGAGTGCCAGATACAGGGCAAATAAATTCTAAGTTGTTTGAAATCCATTAAATTATTAAGCAGATTTGTCCCtaatttagtaaattaaaaaatatcgaTAAATTAGTCTctgatcagaaaaaaaaaatcatttgtgtAATAAAGTGTAATGTTAAGTATGATATTGTTACCAATGCCATCTTTTTTACTTTTGCCTTAtatcttcatctttttttatagGTCAATTTCTAATATGGTGGGTCAAGTGTTTTCAGTAATAGAAGTATGTTATGTATAGCTTTTCTACTCAAATCCAACTAAGGTTTCTTTTTTTGACTCCCTATAGACTATTACACCTACTTTGCCACAATCGTTGCAACTTGAAGTTGAACCACCCTAATCAAcgatctaaaaaaaaaagattgccTAATTCTTATGTTTTCATAGTCTTAAATGCGTTTTTGTCTCTATAAAGATATCATGCTAGTgttcttcaaaatttaaattgacttttttttataaaaagtcaAATTAAGTGTACTATTGGAGTCATTATCATAGTCCGTTGATGTTCACATGTCAAATACcatttattacaattttaattatataaaataaatatttgtccaCTGTAATTCACGTACTAAAATACTATACTAAttatgcaacaacaacaaaaaaatactatactaaatattattaaatgacttcgtaaaaaaaactattattaaaAGACAATATCACACTTCAGTATTTGACATTTATGATAGTTAATATATTATATCTAGGGACAGAAAGtgttcagttttattttatttttggaaggcaaagagACATATACTACTGTCAAGCCAAAACAAAATTACAGAAGATATATCAGTCCAAGCTAGTCAGAAAATTCAACTAGCTTAACTCACTGTTATCCCACCCAAAATTTCTGCAAAACTTAGGTACGAGGAAAACCCACATGAACTCTAATTTCTTATACAAAgtgttcaaatttaaaaataagaaacagaaattagattttaattttaaaaattaaaaaccgaagttaatataatatatatatatatatatatattatttatgaaaactaaaatcatatttatattatgatatctGAAGTTTGTCTCTCGTAGAAATTTGTCACGAACTGACAAGAAGCAATAAAACTATGTCTGACATGTCACAAAAGCAACGATAATTAAAAGGTGACTAAGAAGTGGAACTCTGCCAGAATTATGAGCTATAATTAATATCCGAATGAGGTGGGGTGTAGTTTCGTTAATATACCATTACACACGAACTCTAAGACATGTAGTTGTTGAGATATCttgattcatatttgttttgtgGTTTAATTTGTTCAGTGTTAGATCGTTAGCATTGaacttttgaattttaaataaacttatttttaatttaaattatattcagTCCTAATCCACTGAAATTGAAGGCTGAATATATTCTTATacactaaaaatatttagaagaGTTGTGTCTTAAAAACACACTACACAAGCTACAAAAACGAATCTACTATAAAATGACTCTTTATTAAGTCAGACGCACTCTACCTAATTCAGGTTCTGtcatattaaaattcaaaattcttaAGTGTAGAACTAACTAACTTCCCTTGTAATATTataccttttaatttcaatgttgTATAGGAATTTTTTTCAGCACCTTTCATGGTTTGGATTTatgaaaaatctaattaaacctattattaatctattttgtaaaattttatttcaaattcgaactactttttttttataaaaaaaaaacaacatatagCTGTCATCCAGACGTTGTATAACTTGCATATATAGAACCACAAAGAGATAAATGAGGTGTAATCAAAACAATATATCTATTCAACAATTTGTGATGGAACTCGAATTCATTTCGTTAATTTGCTCAATGtttatgtataaataatttcgattaaaaaaataaatcttagtTAATTGCACATGTAAGTTACATATCCAAACAATTTGTTCATTGCTCAAACTcctcttaaattttaattacaattctCTTTTATAAAATCTTAATAAGATAGTGTCGGTTAAAGTATCGTTAGCATGTCTTTTTCACGAGAAATGATAGCTAACGATACTttcttttgacatttttttgtaaaaaaaaatatttctataatttattaaaaatgatcaattttaatagattttattcctcatttaatataaataaaaaaaataagattattaaatgagaaataaaaccaacaaaaataatattttttaataaattttgatcaatCATAGAAAAGGTTTAAAAAAGCGTATAAAATAAAGTGTTGCTagcatttttgtttatattacaATATGTGTGGATGGGAAgtgttattaaaaatatatttttaacacattcttaaaaaaataataagttatttaatttaatcggCTTTAATTCGTTCCACCCCATTGAAATATTCcgatattttacttttaatttgtattttatgaaTCTTCAAGTACTAgtgtaatttaatatattaatttttaatacatattCATTTTTATAGGAATATGAATTAGTTAAAAGGAAATTATAAATAAGGAATGAGAGGGTATTTTCTTGTGGGGGGGAGAAAAAGGCTAAAAAAAACGGCTAATTCTAAATTCTGTCCCTGATAGTGACCGAGATCAAATCAAGACAGATTTGGAACCTCATGTGCCATAAGGACATAATGGTccctaacaaaaattaatgttCCTCTACTGCTCTACAATTTCTTTTCTGGTTAAAACTAGTTGCAAAGGAATACTTAATTTTATTCACTATTCCAATGACCAaactaataaatatgaaaagatAAGTCAGAGATAGTCTGAAAGAAATTATGGAAGGTATAGGACCTGTGAAAATGATTTTGATTACATATTTAGCACGAAGCTGTTTGCATGGCCAAGCTCAATTGgccaactaaaaaataaaaaacagaaaatctAAAATTGAACTAAGTCTTTGTTTGTTCGTTTGTAACCATTGATGCGAACAAGAAAAACCATAGATACATTTTGTTCTCGGGGCACTGGTTCCActtcttaaaatgttttaatacaaAAGATAGGCTTAGAATTTAAAggaatataaataactaaatgaTCTCACATGGGTGTGAGCAGACATTATTAGAAAATGGTGTTACATTTCTGAATGCAAAGATGACGGTGCTGAAGGCTGTAAAACGACACAGTTCAAACTAATTAAAGAGAGAAATTAAGAGCTATAAATTAAAAGACGAAAGATATGTAACATTGGAAGGAACAAAGAAACGTGTAGTTATAGGCTAGACAATGACGTAGCAACTTCTTGattgttttcatttcatttcagtCCAAAGTCTAAAAACTcttaattttccttttccttttataaaTCACCATATGGGCACTTGCCCATGTGCATGCATGTATTAGCCATGTGAAAATTAAATGAGATGATAGAAAAAAGTGGGATTTTGGAGAATGAGACCAAACAAGTATTCCTATTCACACTATTACGTCATGCAGTTAGTTACTGATGTAGCTAACATGcatgaatattattatatgtacCTATCTAGAATGTAGAAGTTTTTATTACCTTATTTTATCAAAAGTGGGATTGGGTTGAatgtcaccttatgattttttctcaaaaggacctaatgtatttttattttttttgacaagGACCTAATGCATGTTTGGTTATATatagttttaacttttttttagcaatgattttttaaaaaaaaaacttttaatgaaGCAGCTTAAAAAACCAGTTAGAAGTTTTAAGTGATAtaatatgttctttttttagGAGTGAATGATGATGTGCTCTATTGCTTAATTGCCtaaattaattgtttaaaataatataaaatgaaatgaattttgattgtaacaaaaaatattaataaaaaagatataaaaaatggtACATAAtccattcattttattaaatatctctctttttcttctaaattacggatataaaataaactagtctcgatcttttttatttcatcataaaatatttaaacaataaaatgataaatttattcccTTTTATTCTATTTCAGTCATTACACTTAGAACAAATTATACCCATATCTGTGTGGTTTTTTCATATTATtgcatatgatatttttatggatttcttttattcataaaaattaaaaataagttttagagGTTCTTAATAACTCAAGTATATTGCTTACTCAATTAAGataaatttcttatatttttatatttttaatgtcttATTTATAGAGATACAATAATGTaatgtgttttttaaataataatattgtcgATGTAATCTATggcacaaaatttaattaaaaggacaaaaaaaatctctacaatagtaaaaaaaagtgctgaatttttttatacctataaatataaaatatttaattgacatttttattttctctttattttttattaaattatatcattttccATATTTACATTTCTGTCTTTTTCCAGAATAATGTGCTCTTAcgtctaatttatatatatatcacatcgAAGGATTTCCACCTTAAGCTATCTCAGGAGAAAAGACTGATAAGATAGAGTCTTTTAGATATTTCTTAtaccaacaataataataatagtaataataataaatatttaataataagatCTATAACATATCTCTTTCTCTTCACCTCAAGATGGCATATGAATATGATCCCTATAGAAAGTCACGTGTTAAGGACACATTCGGCTGGACCACACCATCAGTGTGTAAACCACGTATTGTTACAATGGTACAAGAcaactgttttttatttttatatatttttagtctataGGTGACATgtacctttttttattatttagtatttgagtaaaaaaatatttataatatgattaaattatcTTTAGTAGAACTTTTTAATTGTATACATGAGACTTAAGTTTAAAACTTTATTCGATGAACCAACCTATGGTTGGTGATCACTGATCAGCTACAACAGTTTGGATATATCTTATTAAACAAGCGAATAATATTGCAGTAAAGAAGTAGGATACTATGCTCACTGAGAAAAAGGTGCATGGGATATTCATTGGGACATTGTAATgatcatttattaattattatatgtacTTGATCGTGAAAGCCACATCCACACCTATATTTGCACACTTTCAATTTTTTCCATGACTACGTACTATATGATTATTCCATGTCTACGTACTCTCATAGATAATGATTTTAAGctggaagaaaaataaacaaaagaaacgccttttctttttctcgatTTTTGGCaaatcttttttaattactatatatatttttagattagatATTTCCATGAAGCTGTTTAAGCCcctcaaatttcattttcaccTCAAACTCAATTTGATTTAACGTTAGATTGAACACATTCCTATACATTTTTTGtgagaaataagattttaaaactTTTGATTCAACAATTGTTTGAGACTCTCAACCGTAAATAAAATATGCACCTGTGAACAATTTGATTTAGGTCATTagctcaatttaattttttttattacgttacatttatttatttatttatttcatacacaaataaaattaagaacaaattaTAACAACACCcctaaaattttatcaaattacatATAACTCCACCCTTTATAATTTTCCTATGCTAAcatcttttaagtttttttttttattcgaaTCCCCTCTAAGTTTAAAAACATAATACTAACATTCCCTCATAATCTTACTAACACATTTTGCTTAATAAACAACTTAGCACAACGTTaacaaaaaataggaaaaaacccataagaatgtttttttttcacataactattttatatgaaaatcatgcataattttttcatttccaATTTGCTAGTATACCAAAAGTCATCCTTTAAGAAGGGTACAGTGTAGTAGGAAAGGAAGGATAGGTGAAAAGGGCATATCCTATCTCTGCCTGCCACAGCAGATGAGATACCCAATCAGGGAAGAAATTTTCTACTTTCCGTTAAGTTGGATTTTAATGCTGAGAACGATAGGAATTCCAACTAGTTATGTCCTACATGGACATAAAACAAACATAGTTCATTTCAAGGACGTTACAGATTTAAATTTTGGGTTTTGTCAATGTTCAGTGATTGTGAGACGTAAATTTAATGAGCAAATTGCAGTAGCTTTTCccaaaatttattctaattatacataatttctctcatttttttcatcttacaTAAAATTCCCTAACTTATTCATTTGCATTACAGTAGCACCCGTTCCTTCTTAAATACCGTTAAGTTCTATGATCACGTGATATAGGAAcatgtttttgttaaaaaagtcTATCCCGAAAATGCCACCATCTTCTTCAATcttcgttaattttttttttcttgctgcAAGTGTGAAACTCCCAAGTATTTCGTTGTCAGCTTGGATGCTTTATCTTCATGTGATTTAGGATCTAACACAAGTGCATAAGTGTTACTATAATCATTGtcatttcaaatgaaaatttctTACAATTGGGCCTCAAATTCTGAACTTGAAAAGTCAGATAGATATAGCTtcagaaacataaaaaatacaagaccaaaagcaacaaaaatttgagaaccaatattttgttaatttttataagcaAATCAGAGAATATATTGCATGTAGTACCTCGAAAGTACAAAAAAGTATTACCCATGAATTACATTCGTATACTAACACTCCCTCCCTTAACACTGGTCCAGACAATTTGGtcattcaatattaaattaaaaaactcaCTTAACACTGGCAGCTGTGCAGTGCTAAAGAAATGATTTCAGAATGAAGGGTACATGTGTAATTAATGAAAAGCTCAAGAAAAGTTTCATTAATTTACTCAAATTTAATTGACCCTAGAAGAAACGTGCCATTCAAATCGTCATTTTATTTGTCTCAAGAACACAACGAAAATTCGTCGTTTACAGTAGCTTTTGCAATGCAGCCGGATTTAGATTAGTTTTTAAGCAAATAACCATTTGATTTCATCATAAGGTACCATTTGATTTCACTTATCACGTCTAAATTATAGATAATCAAAATAGACTTAAAATGTCTTAAAAAGAATAACACTGAAAGAAAGTAATACACATCTTAATAAgataatgaaattataaaagttaatacaatgattccataatttttttactcataCGTGTATGATTGCATGGTAATTTTTAaaccaatttttaaaatgatttgacaATTTTCAGTTTATCTAGTTCAATTTTAACAGttcacataaaattaaattgatttaaaatatgcCTAATCCTTTGTGTGTCCAGTTGCTGAGAGGAGCTTATGGCTAGTTTGATATTTTTGGTACTAATACTGTTTTAACGAATCCAAAGTCCAAGTGCAAGCTAATGTGCCTACATTGTTTTTATGGGAACCCCATATGTAGAGTGGACTGTATCCATTACAATTTTATCAGGTTTACTTTTTCTAGTACAGATCTATTTTTCACTTTTAGATAACGTAACTCGAATTATGAATTGGTCTCAAATCGAAAGGTGTATTGCTAATGAAAACTTCAGTTCTTCGCATTTGTTCTTGGTGTATATACTTCACGATCCTTCTTTTTATGTATTGTGCCTTTTTTTGGCGTCTTGATGAACTTTTCATTGTCTAGGCCATCAATGAACTGATGTCTGATTTGATGGATCTGGGCCTTGTAGACCAGTCCAAAACAAGATACATTACTTATTTTTGTATAGATAATACAACACCATGGATCTCTTATCTTTCGTATGCTCTTTTATAGTGCAATAGAATCGAAGAGTTAAGCTAAAACATATAATCTTTTCAAACGTTAAATGCAATGGCAATCAAGTGCAAGGTACTTGATCGAAATCTcagaaaatatgaataatttaagACGAACTCAACTTTTATCAGAATTAAGCGATCAATTCTCCATATACATTTCTGCATGCATAGTAACAGCATGTCTTAATTTCTGTTCAAGTTATACATAGCTCATAAGGatcttatttatattaatcaattttattacaattccagttcatcAATATGTTCAAATAGAACCTGAATGGATTTCTTTCCAATCTTTATAGATCAATAACACACGCCAGCAGTTGAAGTTGAACCAGTATCCTTCACAGGAAGTGACGACTTGAGGACCATTCCTTCAGCACCACAGTGATTGGCCCTAATATCACCAAGTTGCATGGGACTATTATAGCTTTCCATGCTGCATACTGTCTCTGTTTTCACTTTTCCCATCTCAACAGCTATTGTTTTCAGCCGGATTCGCTCAGCTCTTGAGCCAATAACTTGTCCAAGTATAGAAGCTGCAATGGTCAGTGCCATTGCTGATTTAGGCATCACCACTGACTTCCGAAGCATGGCTATAAAGGGAACAGCAGCATGCACGGCTACAAACCAAGATAATGAAAATTTCTTGGTATGCTCCTTCCACATGCCAAAGGGCACATTAACCGCCATGCCTAACGCTGCAATAACAAGCATTTTTGCAGGAAGAGGCTGAGGGCGCATGTTTTTCACAAAGGTTGTACGGGCAAGGGCAGCCCTTGCAGCAACAATTGCATGTGGACATCTAAGCTTCACTCCACTCGGTGGCCGAAAAGCTGTTGCAACAAGGGGTAGAACATTGCTTACAGCTCTATAAGACTTGGCAATTGGGCAAGTTCCTTTGGCCAACCATTCATTTCCAAGTGCCTCATGCTTTGATACATCTCCATTCTGAAATGAAGCTCACCCGAGTAAGAAAAATCAATGCAACTCATGTTTTTGAAGTTACTTAAACTAGTTCACGATAATTAGTAAGCAACAGGAAAAGAAAATCATGAAGCACATCAAAATTGTCCTGTGATCACAAACGCTGACAGCAAAATTATTGCAAGTCAGATGGG
It contains:
- the LOC100811917 gene encoding uncharacterized protein, with the translated sequence MDFFFKGMNRDGSECPFDVKDIQRCPFLRNINEPTNFSFSSTKISIPVHGSKGPIFEDGPSFGMAFKLFHGKDGVIPLSEKSDFHNGSTEADSLPVFNPLAGRAASISLSGPGGPFSFWNFSEKWKKQKNSESSNKKEYSPQNGDVSKHEALGNEWLAKGTCPIAKSYRAVSNVLPLVATAFRPPSGVKLRCPHAIVAARAALARTTFVKNMRPQPLPAKMLVIAALGMAVNVPFGMWKEHTKKFSLSWFVAVHAAVPFIAMLRKSVVMPKSAMALTIAASILGQVIGSRAERIRLKTIAVEMGKVKTETVCSMESYNSPMQLGDIRANHCGAEGMVLKSSLPVKDTGSTSTAGVCY